A genomic stretch from Podospora pseudoanserina strain CBS 124.78 chromosome 3, whole genome shotgun sequence includes:
- the NdufS1 gene encoding ndufs1 NADH-ubiquinone oxidoreductase subunit (COG:C; EggNog:ENOG503NW5Z), whose product MLRQTLARSAWRTRARASLVANRTFSTTTVRPAEVELTIDGKKVSIEAGSALIQACEKAGVTVPRYCYHEKLMIAGNCRMCLVEVQNAPKPVASCAWPVQPGMVVKTNSPLTHKAREGVMEFLLANHPLDCPVCDQGGECDLQDQSMRYGADRGRFHEIGGKRAVEDKNIGPLIKTSMNRCIHCTRCIRFSNDIAGAPEMGSTGRGNDIQIGTYLEQNLDSEMSGNVIDLCPVGALTSKPYAFRARPWELKKTESIDVLDGLGSNIRVDSRGLEVMRILPRLNDDVNEEWINDKTRFACDGLKTQRLTIPLVRREGKFEPATWEQALTEISHAYQTLAPKENEFKVIAGALTEVESLVAMKDLANKLGSDNLALDIPGGSQPIAHGVDVRSNYLFNSKIWGIESADCVLLVGTNPRHEAAVLNARIRKQWLRSDLEIGVVGETWKSTFEFDHLGRDLEALKTALSGEFGKKLASAKRPMIVVGSGVTEHPDAKAFYEVVGSFVDKNAGNFQTEEWSGYNVLQRQASRAGAFEVGFVVPNEEVANTKPKFVWLLGADEFDAADVPKDAFIVYQGHHGDKGAEIADVVLPGAAYTEKAGTYVNTEGRTQMTRAATGLPGASRTDWKIIRAVSEFLGAPLPYDDVAQLRDRMVEISPALAAYDVVEPVALRELSKVQLVEQNKGAKVSGEPLRKVVENFYFTDVISRSSPTMARCSAAKETGDPRTNFMAPGMEEDRPMGQVEYGV is encoded by the exons ATGTTGAGGCAGACATTGGCTCGCTCGGCTTGGCGGACGCGGGCCAGAGCCAGCTTGGTCGCCAACAGGACGTTTTCTACGACGACGGTGAGGCCGGCTGAGGTTGAGCTTACAATTG ATGGGAAGAAGGTTTCGATTGAGG CTGGTTCCGCGCTCATTCAAGCTTGCGAGAAGGCGGGTGTGACCGTTCCCAG ATACTGCTACCATGA GAAACTCATGATCGCCGGTAACTGCCGCATGTGCCTCGTCGAAGTCCAGAACGCCCCCAAGCCCGTCGCCTCGTGCGCATGGCCCGTCCAGCCCGGCATGGTCGTCAAGACCAACTCGCCCCTCACACACAAGGCCCGCGAGGGTGTCATGGAGTTCTTGCtcgccaaccaccccctcgacTGCCCCGTCTGCGACCAGGGAGGCGAGTGCGATCTCCAGGATCAGTCGATGCGCTACGGCGCTGATCGTGGCCGGTTTCACGAGATTGGCGGCAAGCGCGCGGTCGAGGACAAGAACATTGGTCCTCTGATCAAGACGAGCATGAACAGGTGTATTCACTGCACGAGGTGCATCCGCTTCTCCAACGACATTGCTGGTGCCCCCGAGATGGGCTCGACTGGTCGTGGCAACGATATTCAGATTGGCACTTACCTCGAGCAGAACTTGGACTCGGAGATGTCGGGTAACGTTATTGATTTGTGCCCTGTCGGTGCGCTGACTTCGAAGCCGTACGCCTTCCGGGCGCGTCCTtgggagctgaagaagaccGAGTCGATTGATgtgttggatgggttgggatcCAACATCAGGGTTGACTCGAGGGGTTTGGAGGTCATGCGCATCTTGCCTCGTTTGAACGACGATGTGAACGAGGAGTGGATCAACGACAAGACTCGCTTTGCTTGCGACGGTCTCAAGACGCAGAGGTTGACGATTCCTCTGGTGCGCAGGGAGGGCAAGTTTGAGCCGGCTACTTGGGAGCAGGCTCTTACCGAGATTTCGCATGCTTACCAGACGCTGGCTCCCAAGGAGAACGAGTTCAAGGTTATTGCTGGCGCTCTGACCGAGGTTGAGTCTTTGGTCGCCATGAAGGATCTTGCCAACAAGCTTGGTTCGGATAACCTTGCTCTCGACATTCCCGGCGGCAGCCAGCCTATTGCTCACGGTGTTGATGTCCGGTCCAACTACCTCTTCAACTCCAAGATCTGGGGCATCGAGTCTGCCGACTGCGTTCTTCTCGTTGGCACCAACCCCAGACATGAGGCTGCGGTCTTGAACGCCCGCATCAGAAAGCAATGGCTCCGCTCTGATCTTGAgattggtgttgttggcgagaCGTGGAAGTCTACCTTTGAGTTTGACCACCTCGGCCGGGACCTTGAGGCCCTCAAGACTGCTCTCAGTGGCGAGTTTGGCAAGAAGCTCGCTTCCGCCAAGCGGCCCATGATTGTTGTTGGCTCTGGTGTCACGGAGCACCCCGACGCCAAGGCCTTTTACGAGGTCGTCGGCAGCTTCGTCGATAAGAACGCCGGCAACTTCCAGACCGAGGAGTGGAGCGGCTACAACGTCCTCCAGCGCCAGGCTTCCCGCGCGGGCGCCTTTGAGGTCGGCTTCGTCGTCCCCAACGAGGAGGtggccaacaccaagcccaaGTTTGTCTGGCTTTTGGGTGCCGACGAGTTTGACGCGGCCGACGTCCCCAAGGACGCGTTCATTGTTTACCAGGGCCATCATGGTGACAAGGGCGCCGAGATTGCGGACGTTGTCCTGCCCGGTGCGGCGTACACGGAGAAGGCGGGCACCTATGTCAACACGGAGGGCCGCACGCAGATGACGAGGGCCGCGACGGGCCTGCCGGGCGCCAGCAGGACGGACTGGAAGATCATCCGGGCGGTGAGCGAGTTCCTTGGGGCACCGCTGCCGTACGATGACGTGGCTCAGCTGAGGGACAGGATGGTGGAGATTTCTCCTGCGCTGGCGGCGTACGATGTTGTCGAGCCGGTTGCGCTGAGGGAGCTGAGCAAGGTGCAGCTTGTGGAGCAGAACAAGGGGGCGAAGGTTAGTGGGGAGCCAttgaggaaggtggtggagaacTTTTATTTTACGGATGTGATTTCTAGaag ctccccgacGATGGCGCGCTGCTCGGCGGCCAAGGAGACGGGTGATCCCAGGACGAACTTCATGGCTCCGGGcatggaggaggataggCCGATGGGACAGGTTGAGTATGGTGTATAG
- a CDS encoding hypothetical protein (BUSCO:EOG0926534P; EggNog:ENOG503NXEM; COG:A), whose product MASLVIPSCASAATLTTRGQQRNTGHRTVEERKRKKRSWKISAWLHLNTGKFLVECGPCPHANLPALLFVCLILSIRLHFGACQPHHVQLGSSPCLGLALPIKVGPQFYQLHHHFAPLTTKMDAASIEEINKVRRAMGMKPLPVPGAAPQEAAKEPSPDPETGEKASTLEIREAEGFENYRKAQEAEEAKRKRAEKLAAIKKARELAQRNAVLQGKGLADDDDELDTKSWLKSQKKRQRKIEAEEKARAEKEAAERKAAEHTAADLAGVKVAHDMASFLDGDDQVLTLKDTGVLEEEEGDELENSELREREKLQERLDLKKKKPVYDPNDIDETGQIGILSHYDEEIHGKKKKAFTLGAVGTSSDLADILAQAPVQKRRQQVGDLDTLEDAPPPVSDYLDASEIKVKKPKKKSKSSRQKKDDDDVLFPGDTTNLDNDMDIDGGAITFTKKRKVITDDFADDEDLQTSLAQQRRDALKKRKKTRPEDIARQLRETTNDPDDALPSTEKAVVIDEISEFVDTLRANRDQEEQRRKAPKPKLENGSAAVTAMEDESSDEEMADAHDPRNEYEPSSTRRATTPLADLPLGVEEEKTVAQGMGATLSLLRDRHLLEEGQGAEAAEKFRQRQRFLAELNRRMALFDEETRLQREKDRESERFKRMSTKEKEMWQQQQNSIREMHQSRVIDALYREGYKPDVQLRYIDEDGRSLGQKEAFKELSHQFHGKGSGKGKTDKKLKKLAEEKRRMEQSILDAGQIVGLGSAARDQGKRRREAGVRLA is encoded by the exons ATGGCATCCTTGGTAATACCGAGCTGCGCCAGCGCTGCGACTCTGACCACCCGAGGGCAGCAGAGGAACACTGGGCACAGGACCGttgaagagagaaaaaggaaaaagagaagtTGGAAAATCTCAGCTTGGCTTCACCTAAATACTGGCAAATTTTTGGTGGAGTGTGGCCCGTGCCCGCATGCAAATTTGCCAGCCTTGCTGTTTGTCTGCCTTATCTTATCAATCCGGCTCCACTTTGGAGCATGTCAGCCTCATCATGTCCAGCTTGGCTCGTCGCCTTGCCTTGGGCTTGCCTTGCCAATCAAGGTTGGTCCTCAATTTTATCAACTCCATCATCATTTTGCGCCATTAACAACAAAAATGGACGCTGCTTCGATAGAAGAGATCAACAAGGTCCGCCGGGCCATGGGCATGAAGCCCTTGCCTGTGCCTGGAGCAGCGCCACAGGAAGCAGCGAAAGAACCATCCCCAGACCCCGAGACTGGCGAGAAGGCGAGCACCCTCGAGATTCGCGAAGCAGAAGGATTCGAAAACTACAGAAAGGCGCAAGAAGCCGAAGAAGCGAAACGGAAACGCGCCGAGAAGCTTGCTGCGATCAAGAAGGCGCGTGAGCTGGCTCAGCGCAATGCGGTTCTGCAAGGCAAGGGCCTCgcagacgacgatgacgagctcGACACCAAGTCCTGGCTGAAGAGCCAAAAGAAGCGACAAAGGAAAATCGAGGCGGAAGAGAAGGCCCGGGCAGAGAAGGAGGCAGCGGAAAGGAAGGCGGCTGAGCATACAGCTGCTGACTTGGCCGGTGTCAAGGTTGCGCACGACATGGCCAGCTTCCTGGATGGAGATGATCAGGTCCTCACATTGAAGGATACGGGTGtgctggaagaggaggaaggggatgagctggagaacTCCGAGCTGAGGGAACGGGAGAAGCTGCAGGAGAGGCTAGATttgaaaaagaagaagccagtATACGACCCAAACGACATTGACGAGACGGGTCAGATTGGGATCCTGTCGCATTACGATGAGGAGATTCacggaaagaagaagaaggctttcACACTGGGTGCAGTGGGGACGTCATCAGATTTGGCCGACATTCTTGCTCAAGCGCCAGTTCAGAAGAGAAGGCAACAGGTGGGGGATCTCGACACTCTTG AGGACGCTCCTCCCCCAGTGTCAGACTACCTCGACGCCTCGGAGATCAAagtcaagaagcccaagaaaaAGTCCAAGTCATCACggcagaagaaggatgacgacgacgtgCTATTCCCAGGGGACACGACCAACCTCGATAACGACATGGATATTGACGGCGGCGCCATCACGTTCACGAAGAAGCGCAAAGTTATCACTGACGACTTTGCTGACGACGAGGacctccaaacctccctcGCTCAACAAAGACGAGATGCCCTCAAGAAACGAAAAAAGACTCGGCCAGAGGACATTGCCCGTCAGCTGAGGGAAACAACCAACGACCCCGATGACGCTCTCCCCTCTACAGAAAAGGCCGTTGTCATTGACGAGATCAGCGAGTTCGTCGACACGCTCCGCGCAAACAGGGACCAAGAGGAACAGCGCAGAAAGGCGCCCAAACCCAAGCTAGAAAACGGCTCCGCTGCGGTGACAGCGATGGAGGACGAGTCCTCGGATGAAGAAATGGCCGACGCCCACGATCCGCGCAATGAATACGAGCCTTCCTCCACACGCcgcgccaccacccccttggCCGACCTCCCTCTCGgcgtggaagaagaaaagacggTCGCCCAAGGCATGGGtgccaccctctccctcctccgcgacCGTCACCTCCTCGAAGAAGGCCAGGGCGCCGAAGCAGCCGAAAAGTTCCGTCAGCGCCAGAGATTTCTCGCCGAGCTCAACCGGCGCATGGCTCTTTTCGATGAAGAAACCCGCCTCCAGCGTGAGAAGGACCGTGAGAGCGAGCGGTTCAAGAGGATGTcaacaaaagagaaagagatgtggcagcagcagcagaacagCATCAGAGAAATGCACCAGAGCAGGGTTATTGATGCCTTGTATCGGGAGGGGTACAAGCCGGACGTGCAGCTGAGGTATATTGATGAGGACGGGAGGAGTCTGGGTCAGAAGGAGGCGTTTAAGGAGTTGAGTCATCAGTTCCATGGGAAGGGGtctgggaaggggaagacggataagaagctgaagaagctggcggaggagaagaggaggatggagcaGAGCATTTTGGATGCGGGGCAGAttgtggggttggggagtgcGGCGAGGGatcaggggaagaggaggagggaggcgggtgTGAGGTTGGCATAG
- a CDS encoding hypothetical protein (EggNog:ENOG503NY9D; COG:S): MNSIEASHAPDASGATPKQLDHIPNLRLSDGNEIPFLGYGLGTANFKRGDKSKFNEDVVAATVTALKAGYTHLDGAEAYGNEKELGTAIQTSGIPRSTLFITTKTSCRQGETIQQAFDRSLSNLSLDYVDLYLIHSPFFGSPLSSPEALQSAWAEMEAIKDSGRAKSIGVSNFLPHHLESILSTAKHPPVINQVEYHPYLQHEDDFVDFHRRHNIALAAYAPLTPITKAPGGPVDQVYERLANKYGVGEGEVGLRWVLDQGIVALTTSKREERLKGWLSKLPKFKLTPREVKEISEAGKGRHYRGFWNNRFEEGERR, encoded by the exons ATGAACTCCATCGAAGCCTCCCACGCCCCCGACGCCTCAGGCGCAACCCCCAAACAGCTCGaccacatccccaacctcaggCTCAGCGACGGCAACGAAATCCCCTTT CTCGGCTACGGTCTCGGCACCGCAAACTTCAAACGCGGCGACAAGTCCAAGTTCAACGAAGATGTCGTCGCTGCCACCGTCACCGCCCTCAAGGCAGGGTACACCCACCTCGACGGCGCAGAAGCCTACGGCAACGAAAAAGAACTCGGCACCGCCATCCAAACCTCCGGCATCCCCCGCtcaaccctcttcatcacGACCAAAACCTCGTGCCGCCAAGGCGAAACAATCCAACAAGCCTTTGaccgctccctctccaacctttCCCTCGATTACGTAGACCTCTACCTGATCCACTCCCCTTTCTTCGGctcccctctctcctcccctgAAGCCCTCCAGTCGGCTTGGGCAGAAATGGAAGCGATCAAAGACTCGGGCCGCGCCAAATCAATCGGCGtctccaacttcctccctcaccacctggAATCAATCCTCTCAACAGCCAAGCACCCCCCAGTGATCAACCAGGTCGAATACCACCCCTACCTCCAGCACGAAGACGATTTTGTCGATTTCCACAGGAGGCATAATATCGCCTTGGCGGCGTACGCCCCGCTGACGCCGATCACTAAAGCCCCGGGAGGCCCGGTGGATCAAGTCTATGAACGACTGGCAAACAAATACggagtgggggagggggaggtagggctgaggtgggtgttggatCAGGGGATTGTCGCGTTGACAACGAGCaaaagggaggagagactgaaggggtggttgagtAAGCTGCCGAAATTCAAACTCACTCCCAGAGAGGTGAAAGAGATAAGCGAGGCGGGGAAAGGGAGGCACTACAGGGGTTTTTGGAATAATaggtttgaggagggcgaaAGGCGGtag
- a CDS encoding hypothetical protein (EggNog:ENOG503NVQU; CAZy:GH15; COG:G; CAZy:CBM20) gives MALFAVPNIIQDLIPAAASESINPWTWNLNLNASGLYEYLPTMHALSKFALLGACAVQSVMGLPEPVESREANLLKRNVDDWINRETPIAWQKLLCNIGPDGCAVRNQGVPAGVVVASPSRSDPDYFYTWTRDAALVYKGLADAFRRNYTEGLHTQLKNFVSSQAKLQGVGNPAGGLNDGQGLGEPKFMVDLKEFTGEWGRPQRDGPPLRAIALIRYAKWLVENGHKAVWPTIENDLKYSAQYWNQTGFDLWEEVPGSSFFTIASTHRALVEGAQLGAVLGKPTRAYTAVAPQVLCFQQSFWNAREGFVVSNINGGEWRRGRDANSILASIHNFDPSAGCDANTFQPCSDRALSNHKVVVDSFRSIYNINRGIAQNKAVAVGRYSEDIFYNGNPWFLATFAAAEQLYDALLVWKAQGSIAITQTSLPFFRDHVSGATVGTHAAGSATYNQIVSAITAYADGFIEVASKYAHSNGAMNEQIDRNTGQPIAAPDLTWSYSAFLTATARRDGYIPTGWGAGQATALPAGQCQKFEVAGNYNLPPTPVFPSNLTPAANAPVEQITAVPTGCTNPEKVFVTFNERASTSWGQVIKVVGNVPELGSWDVNKAVPLSASKYTSGDPLWSITLPIQAGSSVQYKYIRITNGVAGVSWEGGDNRAFSVPGATCDVQNRWDNWR, from the exons ATGGCTCTCTTCGCCGttcccaacatcatccaggACCTcatcccagcagcagcctccgaGTCAATCAACCCTTGGACCTGGAACCTGAACCTGAACGCCTCTGGTCTCTACGAATATCTTCCCACCATGCATGCCTTGTCCAAGTTCGCCCTGCTGGGCGCCTGCGCCGTTCAGTCGGTGATGGGTCTGCCCGAACCTGTCGAGAGTCGTGaggccaacctcctcaagcGCAACGTCGACGACTGGATCAACAGAGAGACCCCCATCGCCTGGCAGAAGCTCCTCTGCAACATCGGCCCCGATGGCTGTGCTGTTCGCAACCAGGGTGTTCCCGCCGGTGTCGTTGTTGCCAGCCCTTCCCGCTCCGACCCCGACT ACTTCTACACCTGGACCAGAGATGCCGCCCTCGTCTACAAGGGCCTTGCCGATGCCTTCCGCCGCAACTACACCGAGGGTCTCCACACCCAGCTCAAGAACTTTGTCTCCTCCCAGGCCAAGCTTCAGGGTGTCGGCAACCCGGCCGGTGGTCTCAACGACGGCCAGGGTCTTGGTGAGCCCAAGTTCATGGTTGATCTCAAGGAGTTCACCGGCGAGTGGGGCCGCCCCCAGCGCGATGGCCCTCCCCTCCGTGCCATTGCCCTGATCCGCTACGCCAAGTGGCTCGTTGAGAACGGCCACAAGGCT GTCTGGCCCACCATCGAGAACGATCTCAAGTACTCGGCCCAATACTGGAACCAGACCGGTTTCGACCTCTGGGAGGAGGTTcccggctcctccttcttcaccatcgccagcacCCACCGTGCCCTCGTCGAGGGTGCTCAGCTCGGCGCCGTCCTCGGCAAGCCCACCCGTGCTTACACTGCCGTCGCCCCTCAGGTTCTCTGCTTCCAGCAGTCTTTCTGGAACGCTCGCGAGGGTTTTGTtgtctccaacatcaacggTGGTGAGTGGCGCCGCGGCCGCGACGCCAACTCGATCCTCGCCTCCATCCACAACTTCGACCCCTCCGCCGGCTGCGATGCCAACACTTTCCAGCCCTGCTCCGACAGGGCGCTCTCCAACCAcaaggtcgtcgtcgactCTTTCCGCTCCATCTACAACATCAACCGCGGCATCGCCCAGAACAAGGCCGTCGCTGTTGGCCGCTACTCTGAGGATATCTTTTACAACGGCAACCCCTGGTTCCTCGCCAcctttgccgccgccgagcaGCTCTACGATGCTCTCCTCGTCTGGAAGGCCCAGGGctccatcgccatcacccAGACCTCCCTTCCTTTCTTCCGCGACCACGTCTCGGGCGCCACCGTCGGCACCCACGCCGCCGGCTCCGCCACCTACAACCAGATCGTCtccgccatcaccgcctACGCCGACGGCTTCATCGAGGTCGCCTCCAAGTACGCCCACTCCAACGGTGCCATGAACGAGCAGATTGACCGCAACACCGGCCAGCCCATCGCCGCCCCCGATCTCACCTGGTCCTActccgccttcctcaccgccaccgcccgCCGTGACGGTTACATCCCCACCGGCTGGGGCGCCGGCCAggccaccgccctccccgccggACAGTGCCAAAAGTTTGAGGTTGCCGGCAActacaacctcccccccacgcccgtcttcccctccaacctcacccccgccgccaacgCCCCCGTCGAGCAGATCACCGCTGTTCCCACCGGCTGCACCAACCCCGAGAAGGTCTTTGTCACGTTCAACGAGCGCGCTTCTACTTCCTGGGGCCAGGTGATCAAGGTTGTCGGCAACGTTCCCGAGCTCGGCAGCTGGGATGTCAACAAGGCTGTTCCGCTTTCCGCGTCCAAGTACACCTCTGGGGACCCGTTGTGGTCTATCACTCTGCCTATCCAGGCCGGGAGCAGTGTTCAGTACAAGTACATCCGCATCACGAACGGTGTTGCCGGTGTtagctgggaggggggtgacAATAGGGCTTTTAGCGTGCCGGGGGCTACTTGCGATGTTCAGAATCGGTGGGATAACTGGAGGTAA
- a CDS encoding hypothetical protein (EggNog:ENOG503PT3W), with translation MEGSFDLGDLMDLDRSFKPPVKEEKEKILPLRNLAGHMFVPVSFDLTTATPLQGRMQRLEHILKSIEFHRQGSRENLYYMFDREKQRLINEAEEAENKLGQDYRPALTPQEEDSFLASVSAPADPNKDYNVKSEAVLPLKQAIRPEPADKPLPVREKTVRDLMFLIESSISELDSFENAMKGIRDKYAVYKATGSTVNGVRVSGGAVGSDKRHRGSGDHSLDVSGTPLASGEEKDLDLAKTFSELAKQESSATRQQGLITPRQVLLRSKHVPSSSPLSKITSLTEDETSLSSSTATPSAAQASLMPEQISHLSKKASPSAAQTSLTQKQISIRSTKTLPLTTPGPLMTKVASMPSKKGTSSTTQSPLLTKTPSSPFETATASPRSTTPAPQRTIQNHTNITPQSGNSGLPRKQTYMLPTESSTKKKRSIKSSSLKPVAISPTPAVPSPSSLSTPTMVTTRPNLPISSCSTGLDKLGSLSISNDLPQKRLADVLSPQHSGDDEAVGKRSPVKKSRPSIETASGAETETPPPGTGSSSKKRVVKKKGMPPNSNCLATIFANASNVVGEEREGEKKGYETLSPRARRAAQERQWREVREEREREREEEEERKREVEGKRGFGREGGRLCGDR, from the exons ATGGAGGGCTCCTTCGACCTCGGAGATCTGATGGACCTCGACCGCTCCTTCAAGCCGCCTGtcaaagaggagaaggagaagatcctCCCGCTTAGGAACTTAGCTGGTCACATGTTCGTCCCCGTCAGTTTCGACCTCACCACAGCGACACCCCTGCAGGGCCGGATGCAGCGCCTGGAGCACATTCTCAAAAGTATCGAGTTTCACCGCCAGGGGTCGAGAGAGAATCTGTACTACATGTTTGATCGCGAGAAACAGCGGCTTATCAACGAGGCTGAAGAGGCCGAGAATAAGCTCGGTCAGGACTACCGCCCTGCTCTCACgccgcaggaggaggattccTTCTTGGCGAGTGTCAGCGCCCCGGCTGATCCGAATAAGGATTACAATGTCAAGTCGGAAGCTGTGCTGCCGTTGAAGCAGGCTATCAGGCCGGAGCCGGCGGACAAGCCGTTGCcggtgagggagaagacggTGAGGGACTTGATGTTTTTGATTGAGAGCTCGATCAGTGAGCTGGACAGCTTTGAGAATGCGATGAAGGGCATCAGGGACAAGTATGCGGTGTat AAGGCGACGGGTTCAACTGTTAACGGCGTCCGGGTTTCCGGGGGTGCTGTTGGGAGCGATAAGAGACACCGTGGATCGGGAGATCACTCATTGGATGTGTCTGGGACACCTTTGGcttcgggggaggagaaagattTGGACTTGGCAAAGACATTTTCAGAACTGGCGAAGCAGGAGTCTTCGGCCACGAGACAGCAGGGCTTGATCACACCGAGACAGGTGTTGCTGCGATCAAAACATgtaccatcatcatcaccattgTCAAAGATCACTTCGTTGACAGAGGATGAAACCTCGCTTTCGTCAAGCACAGCTACACCCTCGGCAGCACAG GCTTCATTGATGCCGGAACAAATCTCGCATCTGTCAAAGAAAGCCTCACCGTCGGCGGCACAGACTTCGTTGACGCAAAAGCAAATCTCGATTCGGTCGACGAAGACCCTACCCTTGACAACACCAGGTCCATTGATGACAAAAGTGGCCTCCATGCCGTCTAAAAAGGGTACATCTTCTACAACACAATCCCCCTTGCTGACAAAGACGCCTTCATCACCGTTTGAAACGGCGACAGCCTCACCCCGCTCAACAACGCCAGCTCCTCAGAGAACCATCCAGAaccacaccaacatcacTCCCCAATCTGGCAACAGCGGTCTTCCCCGAAAACAAACCTACATGTTGCCTACCGAATCCTCgaccaaaaagaagagaTCGATAAAGTCGTCCAGTCTCAAGCCTGTCGCCATCTCTCCCACTCCAGCTGTCCCTAGCCCTTCCAGCTTGTCTACACCGACGATGGTAACCACCCGACCCAACCTGCCTATCTCTAGCTGTTCGACGGGACTGGACAAACTCGGATCCCTCTCCATCAGCAACGACCTCCCCCAGAAGCGGTTGGCTGATGTTTTATCTCCGCAGCacagtggtgatgatgaagcggTTGGAAAGCGGTCGccggtgaagaagagcagACCGAGTATAGAGACAGCTAGTGGTGCTGAGacagaaacaccaccaccaggcacTGGCAGTTCAAGCAAGAAGAG ggttgtcaagaagaaggggatgcCTCCAAACTCGAACTGTTTGGCGACGATCTTTGCTAATGCGAGTaatgttgttggggaggagagggaaggggagaagaaggggtatGAGACTTTGAgtccgagggcgaggagggcggcgcaGGAGCGGCAatggagggaggtgagggaggagagggagagggagagggaggaggaggaggagagaaagagggaggtggaagggaaacgagggtttgggagggagggggggaggttgtgtgGAGATAGATGA